In the genome of Melitaea cinxia chromosome 4, ilMelCinx1.1, whole genome shotgun sequence, the window GAGTACGCACAGCGATTCGGATCTTTTGGATTTGAAATCTGATATTGAAAATGAAGCGATTATAATGGAATGTATAGAAAATAGAGAACTTGAAGGAAGCCAGATAGTGACAAATATGATAGGTCAAATAGATCTTGAGAAATTTGAAAGTAGCCCAAAGATTGGTGgccaaaaaaataagaaaatgatgGTTAATAATATTGATGACGAACAATATGTGAGAGGTCAGGGCATGAAAGAAAACCATgaggaaattttaataaatatgcagCCTAAGGAAGTTTTAGGAGATCAAGACATACAAGATATGTATGATGAGGCTGACGGTGGTATATATCTAGATGAGACTAAAGAAAGCTGCTTTATTGAGgtaaagaatgaaaaaaaagcaGAAAGAAAGGATATCAAacaggttaaaaaaaatgaaaaaccaaGAACTATTAAGGTATCCATGTTATTAGAAGTAAGAGACACAGCAGATAACCATCCATTTTTGGTCTTCAACAAATACGATCCCCCTAAATCAACAGAAAAATACACTCATTCAGTGCTTAGGGATCAGAATTTTAATACACCcaatcaaaaaatacaaaactctATTTTGGATGATTATTTTGCAGCAGGTTGTAGTAAAGAATCAGAAAAAAACACCTGTGTTTCATATGATATAAATGACTGTATTATAGTAAGGTACATATTTAAGAAGAAAGTCAAATATTTTGTGGGAAAAATAATCTCTAAACTAGGAAACAAATATGAAGTATCCTTTTATGTCCAACACGGAAAGAATGACAGCACAATATTTAGGAAACCAAAGAAAATGGATATTGATACCATAGATGAAGAGATGATTGTGAAACCAGTTCAATTAATAGCTTTGAATCAGCAAGAATTAGATTTTGCTTTCTTTGAAGATGATGATTTGGTGTATTTTGATTGTTAGTTGGAAAATGTTGAACTTGATTAGATTTTCAAATACTTAATATACTGCtgcttaatatttttgtgattttttaagaaatacatacttaatagatattttgataattattttagcaTTTATATGAGTgatattcattataaataagtatgaaTGCATTGCATGTTTGCGTATCGTAGCCGACGTGCTTTGCAATCATCTGGTACCGCGTCGCGATCAGAGGCTCATTGAATAGGAACAAACGGTTGAGTTTAACCGtcgtacatttatatttatattattatagtattttttatccAGATGAAGAAGACTTAATTCTATTTCAAgcttaagtattttataaagatgTGCTTTGACTTTTGAAAAGATTAATTTGGTAAATTGTTACTGTAAATTGACTTGTCGATAGTCACTTTCACATCACTAAATTTAACCTGTTTAGCTACAATTGCCCCGAATatgaataaaacttttattttcggACTTTGGTTCTTATTTATATGGCCTGAAGATactaaattagttaatttttataatttttgtcaacATTTTTGTGTCGGTTAAGCAAAGACTTATTAAATCTGGCTGTAATTATTAATGGCTACAATAGCCCCAAAAACGGGGTATTTGTAACTAGTACGTACAACCTCCAGTATTTcccaaatatattattattaaaaagtctatTTGAAGTTGTGTTTGCACAAAATATGAGATTAATAAACGTTTCAAAATATCCCACACATAAAGAACTAATATTATACACCTCaacgtgttttttttaacgTCAAAGCAAATCAATGCTGAATTTAGCTTACAATAGCCCCGAGTGAccttatacaatattttaaattgctcaaagtgttaaagaactgctcaagttgcatttataattgctcaagtacagtttggaacagctccactttccttaatttttaaataaatataaatagtttaaataaatttaacgtttatattataagacaggtgtacgctgcgcgtgcgcatagacaatgatgcgaagcaaaaaaattgcggatattcgtaaaaaaaaaagatactaatcgatagattttcagtAGCTCAATTCAACTTCGTTGTctttttaaattgctcacctcaagttatttaattaaaaatcaaaaaagtcgttgaaaaatattcttttatcaatattttcaaactcctatatcttttgatgtatacaatattttaaattgctcaacgtgttaaaaccctgctcaagttgcatttataattgctcaagtacagatttgaacagctccattttccttaattttttaataaatataaatagtttaaacaaatttaacgtttatatcataagacaagGTGAGCGCTAcggatgcgcatagacaatgatgggaagccaaaaaaaagcggatattcttaataaaaaagatgctaatcgttcaattttcaatagctcaattcaacctcgttgtccttttaaattgctcacctcaaattatttaattaaaaatcaatttttttaaaaaaaatcaaatattttcaaactcctatatcttttaatgtatacaatattttaaattgctcaacatgttaaagaactgctcaagttgcatttataattgctcaagtacagtttggaacagctccactttccttaatttttaaataaatataaattgtttgaaccatggatatctccataaccatggggttctgagatgtgacagtggtaccaggggtagcgttccccaccctctcccccccttccccccacggtcccgaaattcggttttacctaatctaaagctttacctctactttttttttacttcatctatgcgTACAGTCTAgaaatgcctacccgggcatcctggatatcacccgtaaatgggttcccctgcgataccaaaaaaaaaaatcaatatacctacataataattgtttgcttgcaaacgaaaaaaaaactgacttcaattacatacgATATAGATGTGGTAAAGGTAGAcaaagaaatagtcaagtaaaaacgcgttatcaaagaaaaagtagtaattagatcttgataaaatttaaacggaaccacaagacaagcatcaactTTCGTTTGAAACAAgaatcaaaatcggcacacccaataaaaagttatgcggtataatacaacgtaggtcgacgaaaaaataatcaagtaaaaacgtattattagacataactcaaaaagtatctGTCCGAGAAATGGACAAACGCGCACCACCTtttgcttaaattttttttttcgaattcgGTTTTAGTCAGAAGTACAgaggtaaaataaattttaaataattacaattaaattgagaaAAGGAGtctttttttgaaagtcggttaaaaattagtatgagtatttaaaagtaattatcaaaatctaaaaattataaatgttaacaATATAACATTTGTAATGGACGTGATCATTAAATTTTCCTGTCTAGTAGAATGAATACTCATTCAAACAGACTTTGAAAGAtatggagggggggggggggggtattcgTTACtgcatttaaaaattacatccTGTCCACTTCTTATTTCACCATAGATAAACGGTTCACACTCAATGACCTCAGCCAGTAGGATTTTATCCTGTCGGCGGTCCAGAAAGACAATAGACAAGCACTAATATCCAGACCATAACAGacatctgtatggccgatataaatgtttgtcatgtgccggAATCAACCCGTGGCTGCTAGTGCAACATACAGtgctttttaaatttacttttatgattaaaaatatacttagttttaaatgaatttatacAGTTTTGCCTGAGGTATAAAACTAAGGgaactaaaataaattcaaaatttactctcgtaaaattaaataaatgtatttcttcatttcaaaatattcaCACAACTAAATATTACTAGATGGAGGTGGTGGGGGAACAGGTAACAAGGGAGGTGGTGGTGGTACTCCCATCATTGGAGCTCCAGGAGGCGGAGGTAACCTAATGCCATGGTTCTCCCACATCTTTGGTGGAGGTGGCGGCATTCTTAATGGTTCCATTTTAAATGCAAATTGAAGGAAAAACTGTTTGGTGTCTTTATTCCAGTGAGTCCAAAATTTAGAATCATGTTTTTCTACCTCACGACTAGGTACTTTGAATGCTATTGTCTCGTATGGTTCAGCAGCAAATAGAAGGTACTGCCACCTACGATCTGGAGGCTCAATTTTCTGTTCATAAGCTGACATGAAACGGTGTCTAGGTTGTACACCTTCAGCaatttctgtaataataaagttacggtgttataattaataaaatgtgaactagaaactataaattaataaatacttcaaatttaataaaatattgaatagttaataataaacctacCAGGATAATCTACTTGAAACAGTAAACTTTGCTGTCCATTTTCTGGATCTTTCTGCTTAGTTACTCTATAACCGGGTCGACCAATCTTTACAAACTTCTTAGGTTCAATCCTTGGCTTTTCAGGAGCTAGTTGCTGCGGGGCTTCTTTAGCTTCTTTGGCAGCTCTGCGAGCTAAATTAGCCTGATGCTTTTTTCCTTGAGTGTGAGCCAAGTAACTACCTTCATTATTATGGAGCGTAAGACACAATTTGCACTCATATGAACCTGAAAAAAGGTTACATGAATGATATATGTTTGAAAtacaatactaaaataatacgtaAATTGTGAATTAAAGCATTACCTAAGtgatttttcataaaatacggatctttatttaaatctattgtCTCTAAAGCCAATTGCCGCAATCTTTCGCGGCGATCGCGATTGCTTTCGGACCATGATGCTACACCTCCTCCTCCAGTTTTACCACCGGGACGGTTTTGAAAATCCATGTTTCCTTTTCAGCTTTACAAACACATTTAAATAGGGTTTTAGAATATGTTGCAATATGTAGAAAatcctttttaaaataataaagattgtCAACAGAAGCCAAGACAATGTGTCATTAGGCCCATTACAAGCAGTGTGACCAGATTTCATTTAAGGAATCTACTGCTTGTGGaggttaaaaactactaaattctaccaaaagagaacgagaaaatactaaaaatctattACTACATTTCTTAGTTGTCGTGTTGCAACGAAGAAGCGTAATATTGTTCTCTAGATTATAACGATAAAACTGTTGAAATGAAAACTACGATGCATTCACAATATatggtttaataataaaaacttatgacAAAAACAAAAGTCGTGTATCATTTTTTTGCAGGAAATCAAAGAGGACATAGTCTCATAGAGCAACTGTCACATTTACAACTGACAGATGACAGATGGTGCGGTACCTAACAtcttaacaaaaacaataagaTTAACAAAGAAAACGCCATAAATTAGATGAATCaatgtttattacttaaaattaaaatctacaaaaatataggtatttttaaattgtgatcgAGTTATGGTTCTTCTTCTTTATGTTGGGTAACATTGTCATAAAGCTGTTTGAGTCTATTAATTTCCTTAAACACCCGttctactttttattgaaattttgtctTTCACTCGGAATTAATAATGTGGGAAGCCCCTACATTCCAAGGACAATAATATTCAATCCTTAGTATCTATGAAATACAGCTTAAATTGGCTTGTTTAATAAGAGGCTTATATAAAATGCCTCTGGGAAGTACCACTTATGTAGAGTTAAATTTAGGTACAAACAGTGTTACAAACCTCAAAACTCGTACAATTTAAGTTTCATGTGCTTAAATAGAGTAAATCGGGAGATTATACCCTAAAATCGTTTCATCGCTATTTATTCACCTAAATCGCGAGTTCCACCGATAAATCGGTAACTTTTAAATTACTGGTTCACGGCATGAAtggttatgaaaataataaaagaataaagatatagtaaaaataataaagatataccTACTTAATCAATTTTTTCAATACATATGGGAGTTCCCCTCCAGCTTTCCCCCTCGAACAATTAATATTAGAAAGAGAGTTACAATCCATTAGATAAAAAAGGGAATAGCCCGCATTTTTTCGAGAGGTTTGCTATATGAAGGAAAAAAGTACCAGAATAGTTGAAAAGCGTGAAATCTATCTaccaaaatataccaaatattttttacccACTAGATATTGTTCGCGGTACCTCGAAATCTACCAAAAAAGTAGGACTCTACTAAATCTGGTCATGCTGATTACAAGGAAAGGTCGACTCTGCCTTTAGTCAAGGATCGATCTTTTCATGAAAATCATCGACTTTTTAGAATTAACTTCTCCTATCATATCTCGAGTCGATTAAAATCGAGTCTCAATCGATGactatgactttttttaaataaataaataataatacaattttttaaatatataatgtataataaacttaaactacattatttttcttttttaaacaatacttAACATATTTGCATATGGATAATAGTATAGTCTGTAGTCCAGGGCTTGGAATaccaaagataaataaaaagcaaaaataataatataatataatataataaaagttttttatttatctttgtgGAATACCGTTAAAATTTCGGTAAGGTTAACTTGTTTCGTCAGATACAATGTTAGCTATTTATCGAATAACGAATACCTTAAATGGGGTTATTTTGGAGCCATTTTACCGATTTATTTCAATAGATGAAGATATGTgggatttttaaattacaatttttttataaatttgtgtcATGGATACTTTATTCAATGTCTAAacggatattttaatattttattaatattgaatattaaatatttatttgatttatttatacttaatttaaatactagAAACTTATTTTCAGTGCCATACAACGTGCAATTTTTATACAGAATGtagctatacaaataaataaagttggagtgtctatttgaatattaaaatgaccTTTTTTTACCAAGTGCATATGgaggtatacacggtacatatatcaaaataacatttgttacaatttttgtctgtttgtttcggcttaTGTCTGAagtggctggaccgattttgacgggactttcacttgccgatagctgatatagtaaatagtaacttagactacttttattttagaaattaatttatttcataagtcTGCAAGCTAaacaataactgttttgttCAATTCAGTtacaattgtatttataaatctatttaaCATAGCTATAGGAACTACGATAAAGTAAggtattacattatatataaaaactaaggTAGTCAGACTTCTCAGACAGACACTCCAACATGGAGCTTAGagattcatttatttgtataaatgacaTGTTTGTTACTAATTTCATTGCATGAATTACTTGTGGTTTTAGAGTTTTGAAATGCAATATTTATAGCATTTTAGTTATATGTCTTGTATTGGTTCGTTCGTGGTTTTTAATTTCGAAATAATACTACTTTAATTGATACTAATTCTTCGTTACCTATTACGTATCAACTTatgtgttgtattttaaattaaaatataaatcgcTATAGTAAGAGCTCTGAGGGTTGTAGGTCCGACTCCCGCTACCCACTCCCAGTCAGacgatatatgtatttattcattacttgaatgtatttatcgaaaagaaaatatagccatatcaatcggctgttacctataacactagTATAAAATTGGTTTAACTAATTGCTTACTTTACAACCTACTATACTTTTTTTGTGAatgttacagatttttttttatttattttattcctgACTGTATTTTTGAACCGCGTGCTTAGTAAAAATGAACATGGTTTcaaatatcttataatttatcaaataaattgataatatttttgcgAACCTTTGATTGAGTATAGTCGATAGCAAagcacttgttttttttaaagaaattttgttAAGTaagctttataatttttgtagatatcaattaagttttgAGAGccattaaaaatactaattcgagtaagttttgttaaatttatgcTATTCCGatttgttttacatttgttttaCAAAAGTCACTGTGAGATATTCTTTGatacgataaaattaataattttaaagttttcaatTGGATGAAAATTCTTGGTGAATTTTAGTCCTAATTTTCTTTCCATTTACCTCGCAATGCCTAATCTCTCCATTTTGGGGTTCTTGAACCTCTTGAAAGATAAAATTCCACATCTAAGCTTCTAAAGTAAGAACTTGAGAAGTAAAATCCAGAAGTGACATAACGTTTGGGTAATCTGTGGTTCGACAATTAGAACTTCTTTTCTGTTGTCAAAATAGGCGGAAGGtagtgttaaaatttaaaatcttaaaatatctatataatcagtgaaaaactattaaaatcatTAGACTCAAATTAATTCCAacgttaattttgtaatttaaatatgaatatttgatACTATTGtgcccaaaaaaaaaaactgaagacataaccttttgatttataatatttttgttttagttagTTGTTGGTCAAGATGTTGATGCCAAAACAGAATCGCGTTGCGATTTATGAATATCTCTTCAAGGAGGGTGTTATGGTAGCTAAGAAGGACTACCATGCACCTAAACACCCTGATCTCGAGAAGATCCCCAACCTTCAGGTCATCAAGGCGATGCAGTCGTTGAAATCTAGAGGTTATGTGAAAGAACAGTTTGCGTGGAGACATTTCTACTGGTAAGTCCTAACACTGATTTTTGTATTATGTTCAACTGGCTCACTAACATCAAAGATGATATGAGAAATAGAAAATGAAGATAGATGAGATAACTAATAATTAAAGTCCAGTTAAAGGTATTTTTTACTCACAGCTGTATTGTTACTTCATTGGTTTTAAATACTGTTAGTAAAACCACAAAAACAAGTGCCCAAATTACTAATCATTAACTATTTACATGggatttaatatatgtatgtattacatTTTTGTAGTACTTAGTAATACAAGTCATAATTTGAATAGAATTCAAAAGTGGTATTTTGCTAATTTATGAGTAGACAAAATTTAGTATAATAACTAGCTAACtcgacaaacgttgtcttgccgctaaacgctatttaaaaataggggttggtggtaggagggtgaaaatttagggttgtatgtatttttcaacaccaaatcacaataaaaaataaataatttatctaaaaattaaaaaatatatttaggggtggactacccttaaaatttagggggatgacaaatagatgttgtttgaatctcagacctacccaatatacacacaaaatttcatgcgaatcggtcaagccgtttcggaggagtttaactacaaacaccgcgacaccagaattttatatattagattaatttgaTATTCATgacagttttaaaaaaaatgtcactaaGCAAGGCAAAATTTGAGTATTGCACATTTTAAGCAGATATTGTTACCAgcactttctactagatgtttAAACGGTATCCTTTACTGTAAGTTAGTCATATTTTTATTCAGCTACTTCACAAACATACTTCACTTTAAAATGATTACCTTATGTTTTTTTCACCCTACAACTTTCTTGAAAGTTACACattcattaaaattagaaatagaaaatagaTACAGGACGCTAAGAATGGTTAAAAAAATTCCACACAAAGACAgtgcaaaatataaaatgtcatGCTGGCACTTTGAAACAGGTCATGTTTTATATCAAAGCAATAGTCAACTAAGAGACATGTGCTTAAATTAACACTGCTGCAACTTTGAAAGATATGCATCCCATGCAATGAGAGATTTTatcttcattatttatttattgtcctTTATATACAAAATGCATCCTTATATTGATTAAAGAAAGACAATTTGCTGcagttttagtaaaaaaagagTTAAAGAGATTTACCTATGTACTTCAATTTTGGAAGTATACTGGGAACCCAAAGTAATTCTTGAGTTATTATAACCCAAATTTGGCTACTTATTAATTTGAATTCTTAGTAAACTGAACATTTGGTTACATTTTTCCATAATAAATTTGCTTAACCACATACAATTTAATTTCCAGGTACCTCACAAATGAAGGCATTGAGTACCTCAGAATCTTCCTCCACTTGCCGCCTGAAATTGTACCCGCTACACTCAAACGATCAGTACGTGTAGAGACAGTCCGTCGTGGTGCCGTTGGCCGGTCAGATGCCCCAGCACGCTCCGCTGAAGACAGATCAATGTACCGTCGTGCACCTACCACACCTGGTGCGCCACATGATAAGAAGGCTGATGTCGGTTCTGGCTCTGCTCCTGTTGAATTCGtaagtatttgtattaatatttttattagtgttCTGTCTTTTGAAGTTTTCTAGGAATTTCTACTGGTCtataataatctaaaattaaacatcattaaataataatatttaaaattttattcattgtcTTTTAAATTACATGTCAAAATGCTGGAAGTAATAATGAAGGCAGTTAATGACCTCACAGTTATAACAGATTGTTACAACTCTTACAGTGTTATTACTTTCAATTAAtcctttaaaataaaactatttgctAGGTATGTAGGTAGTGTGTAGTTCCTAATTGTACAAATATGAGCATAAACTTACATACTTTTAAAAGACaaccattatatatatatattttgatattgtcCTCAATCCAATTGTACACAAGTAGGATAGAAATATGCCAGCTTTTTTTTCATGGTAAACAGAGCAGTATGACACTATGCTTAGTTGCTCACATGATAGTTGatattttgtgataattttCTTAAGATAGTGATTACAAATGTATGATGTGTGTCAATTATGTGCATGAAATgctaaaagtaattaaatttttgtatttaataagaACTATCatatacaagaaaataaatttctacttaatgaaaccatttttttaaactttaaaatgacAACTACATATATTAGAAGAAAAATATATGCTGTTGTAAATGTGTCTACGTCTTTCTTTCGCCATACATTGTTTTCttttaactcaaaaaaaaaaaaaataaacacaacctatttaaaatttgaacCAATTCAGTATATTGTTTAAACTGGATAAAAATGGGTTTCGTTTTTGAGTTTATCAAGTTCACATAGATGGAAAGATACAACAGAGGGATCCTGTGTGTTTTATGTTGTATACAAGTAATtgtcttgaaattttaaatcttgaaacaaaaaaatctgatgaaatttttctacaataaattgtttttgttacagAGAGGAGGATACGGACGTGGCAGACCTGCTCCTTAATTaagctaaataaaaaattatctaaagtaatttttttattttttattcctatAAAGTTTGATTTCATGtaacgcctcagcctgtaatatctcactactagtcataggcctctttccccacgtaggagatggatcaaagcttaatccaccacgctgctccaatgcgggttggcggatatattccctactatgagtaacgatcgctatcaggtgtacatgataacaaccaggaccgacggcttaacgtgctctccgaggcacggtggggagacccactaggactgcacaaacacccagaccacggcaaacacctgtatggccaatacaaatgtttgtcatgtgcggggatcgaacccgcaaccgccactGATTTcacgtaatttaataatattgtgaaGATATACCAAATTTacacatttatttgtttcagcTTATATCGCTTCGTAAAATCTTTTTAGTGCAATATTTATGATTGACTTACTT includes:
- the LOC123670217 gene encoding splicing factor 3A subunit 2 yields the protein MDFQNRPGGKTGGGGVASWSESNRDRRERLRQLALETIDLNKDPYFMKNHLGSYECKLCLTLHNNEGSYLAHTQGKKHQANLARRAAKEAKEAPQQLAPEKPRIEPKKFVKIGRPGYRVTKQKDPENGQQSLLFQVDYPEIAEGVQPRHRFMSAYEQKIEPPDRRWQYLLFAAEPYETIAFKVPSREVEKHDSKFWTHWNKDTKQFFLQFAFKMEPLRMPPPPPKMWENHGIRLPPPPGAPMMGVPPPPPLLPVPPPPPSSNI
- the LOC123670219 gene encoding 40S ribosomal protein S10; protein product: MLMPKQNRVAIYEYLFKEGVMVAKKDYHAPKHPDLEKIPNLQVIKAMQSLKSRGYVKEQFAWRHFYWYLTNEGIEYLRIFLHLPPEIVPATLKRSVRVETVRRGAVGRSDAPARSAEDRSMYRRAPTTPGAPHDKKADVGSGSAPVEFRGGYGRGRPAP